From one Pogoniulus pusillus isolate bPogPus1 chromosome 37, bPogPus1.pri, whole genome shotgun sequence genomic stretch:
- the AZIN2 gene encoding antizyme inhibitor 2 — MNGYLKESNFMMVEEGFTTRDLLENLLVELCQASDQQAFFVADLGDIVKKHLRFLKALPRVKPYFPVKCNGSEGVIRLLAELGTGFACANKAELVQVQSLGVPADKIFYSSPCKQVAHIKYAASHGVQLMTFDNEVELSKVARSHPRARMLLGITADSSPSAHPMAFGTTLKSCRHLLEAAKEQAVEVVGISFHLGSRGLEPQAFAQAVAAAQLAFELGTELGHRMHLLDIGGGFPGTEDSRARFEEVTATINSALELYFPEGCGVEIIATPGRFYVASAFTLAASITAREEAPAEQPGSDEEEPSSKKSLTYHIGDGIYGAFSCLLFDSLCPTPRLHKRTCPELPLHSSSLWGPPGHPEDRIAEGLELPELQVGDWLIFEGLGAYSTASALPGGGPQPHITYAMSRLAWKTLQLFQGKPAQAEEERESLCTPLSCGWEMAETLCVPPVCTPASII, encoded by the exons ATGAATGGGTACCTGAAGGAATCCAACTTCATGATGGTGGAGGAGGGCTTCACCACCAGAGACCTCCTGGAGAACCTCctggtggagctgtgccaggcg AGTGACCAGCAAGCCTTCTTCGTGGCAGACCTGGGTGACATTGTGAAGAAACACCTGCGCTTCCTGAAGGCCCTGCCCAGGGTCAAACCCTACTTCCCAGTCAAGTGCAACGGCAGCGAAGGAGTGATCCGGCTGCTGGccgagctggggacaggctttgcCTGTGCCAACAAG gcagagctggtgcaGGTTCAGAGCcttggtgtccctgctgacaagATCTTCTACAGCAGCCCCTgcaagcaggttgcccacatcAAATATGCAGCCAGCCACGGGGTACAGCTGATGACCTTTGACAATGAGGTGGAACTGAGCAAGGTGGCCAGGAGCCACCCTCGTGCCAG GATGTTGTTGGGTATCACTGCTGACTCCAGCCCTTCTGCCCACCCCATGGCATTTGGCACCACCCTCAAGTCCTGCCGGCACCTGCTCGAGGCAGcgaaggagcaggctgtggaggtgGTGGGCATCAG CTTTCACCTTGGGAGTCGTGGGCTGGAGCCCCAGGCCTTTGctcaggctgtggctgcagcacagctggcctTTGAgttgggcacagagctgggccacCGGATGCACCTCCTGGACATCGGAGGGGGATTCCCTGGCACGGAGGACAGCAGAGCTCGCTTCGAAGAG GTCACTGCCACGATCAactctgccctggagctgtATTTCCCGGAGGGCTGTGGGGTGGAGATCATTGCCACCCCCGGGCGGTTCTACGTCGCCTCTGCCTTCACCCTCGCTGCCAGCATCACTGCCAGGGAAGAGGCTCccgcagagcagcctggctctgaTG aggaggagcccagcagcaagaagagccTCACGTATCACATCGGTGACGGCATCTACGGCGccttcagctgcctcctgtTTGACAGCCTCTGCCCCACACCTCGGCTGCACAAG AGAACCTGCCCAGAGCTCCcattgcacagcagcagcctctggggcCCCCCGGGACACCCAGAGGATCGCATCGctgagggcctggagctgcctgagctgcaggttGGGGACTGGCTGATTTTTGAGGGCCTGGGAGCctacagcacagcctcagccctgcctgggggGGGCCCCCAGCCACACATCACCTACGCCATGTCCCGCCTGGCCTG GAAAACTCTCCAGCTCTTCCAGGGGAAGCCAGCACAAGCAGAGGAGGAGCGGGAGAGCCTCTGCACCCCTCTGTCCTGCGGCTGGGAGATGGCTGAGACCCTGTGTGTGCCCCCAGTCTGCACCCCAGCCAGCATCatctga
- the NDUFS5 gene encoding NADH dehydrogenase [ubiquinone] iron-sulfur protein 5 yields the protein MPFWDLQRQLGIDVDRWLVRQSMPQPYKRAGSCHAFEREWIECGHGLGQTRARRECQPEYEDFLECMHRTKLAKRLKTILAQRDKMIKEGKYTPPDYHQGKEEPRP from the exons ATGCCGTTCTGGGACCTGCAGCGGCAGCTGGGCATCGATGTGGACCGCTGGCTGGTGCGGCAGAGCATGCCGCAGCCCTACAAGAGGGCCGGCAGCTGTCACGCCTTCGAGCGGGAGTGGATCGAGTGCGGGCACGGCCTGGGCCAGACCCGCGCCCGCCGCGAGTGCCAGCCTGAGTACGAGGACTTCCTGGAGTGCATGCACCGCACCAAGCTG GCTAAGCGGCTGAAAACCATCCTGGCACAGAGGGACAAGATGATCAAGGAAGGGAAGTACACCCCCCCTGACTACCACCAGGGCAAAGAGGAGCCACGGCCCTGA